The Pseudophaeobacter arcticus DSM 23566 genome includes a region encoding these proteins:
- a CDS encoding fatty acid desaturase yields the protein MDLRNYTRSYAQQDNKLALLSYFGTFATYFCALYLAVSQADKLYILIPCGLVFAFASVRLYVLQHDTGHHSLFETRLQNELAGHVLSPFTFAPFEVMKQNHNLHHANIGNLDHRETGEIHTMTLQEWQQAGFWQRLYYRLYRNPLLFVPLGAAFTYFIRYRWPKNSTRFGALGVILHNIAILCLLWLLYQITGWQGVLIWLGFSFLGGMIGVFLVYLQHNFEDTYWDRRPDLNPAEAALQGSSCLDFGWLFDFAVANITLHDIHHFNARIPSYRLRQCHYNLPAEFALRRIKFAEALGALSLKLWDEEKKRLVPFPG from the coding sequence TCAGCAAGACAACAAATTGGCTTTGTTGAGCTATTTTGGCACCTTTGCCACCTATTTCTGTGCGCTCTATCTGGCGGTCAGCCAGGCTGATAAACTGTATATTTTGATCCCCTGTGGCCTGGTTTTTGCTTTCGCCTCGGTGCGGCTATACGTGTTGCAACACGATACCGGCCATCACTCCCTGTTTGAAACACGGCTTCAAAACGAGCTGGCCGGCCATGTGCTTTCGCCCTTCACCTTTGCGCCTTTTGAGGTGATGAAGCAAAATCACAACCTGCATCACGCAAATATTGGCAATCTTGACCATCGCGAAACCGGCGAGATCCACACGATGACCCTGCAAGAGTGGCAGCAGGCGGGGTTTTGGCAGCGGCTTTATTATCGCCTGTATCGTAACCCGCTCCTGTTTGTGCCACTGGGCGCGGCCTTCACCTATTTCATCCGCTATCGCTGGCCCAAGAACAGCACGCGCTTTGGCGCGCTTGGGGTGATCCTGCACAATATCGCCATCCTGTGTTTGCTGTGGCTCTTGTATCAGATCACAGGCTGGCAGGGTGTGTTGATCTGGTTGGGCTTTTCCTTTCTGGGCGGCATGATCGGGGTGTTTTTGGTCTATCTGCAACATAATTTTGAAGACACCTATTGGGATCGCCGCCCGGATCTTAATCCTGCCGAGGCTGCATTGCAGGGCTCTTCCTGCCTGGATTTTGGCTGGCTCTTTGATTTTGCCGTTGCCAATATCACGCTGCATGACATTCACCACTTTAACGCGCGTATCCCCAGCTATCGGCTGCGTCAGTGCCACTATAACCTGCCTGCCGAATTTGCGTTGCGGCGTATCAAATTTGCCGAAGCCTTGGGCGCGCTGTCGCTAAAGCTCTGGGATGAAGAGAAAAAGAGGCTTGTGCCCTTTCCGGGGTAA
- a CDS encoding helix-hairpin-helix domain-containing protein: MTDIIELSGVGPALAKTLKEHRLHTVEAVAAASLEDLKAIPGIGAARAMRLKRAAEAEGSAEAKPAAAPAKPATAGAVKSGGAGAAKTNLPAKAKAKPVEITQGSTAAGSDVVSVSEIEEALSIALAAAEAAREAAEQKAAKAKAKAKKSARKAEALMEEFGKAKEKARTKAKKMKAEAHRAIEDEKAKAKAILEGLAQKSKDMGKEKDKNKKPKASSKSSGKKKPKKLDL; this comes from the coding sequence ATGACCGACATAATTGAATTGAGTGGCGTTGGTCCGGCGCTGGCAAAAACGCTCAAAGAGCACAGGTTGCACACGGTTGAGGCCGTCGCTGCGGCCTCCCTGGAGGATTTGAAAGCCATCCCCGGTATCGGTGCCGCCCGCGCCATGCGGTTGAAGCGGGCCGCAGAGGCAGAGGGCTCCGCTGAGGCCAAACCAGCCGCAGCGCCCGCCAAACCAGCTACTGCAGGCGCGGTCAAATCTGGCGGTGCAGGGGCGGCAAAGACAAATTTACCGGCAAAAGCAAAAGCTAAACCCGTGGAGATAACACAAGGCAGCACGGCGGCTGGGTCCGATGTGGTCTCGGTTTCCGAGATTGAAGAGGCCTTGAGCATAGCTCTGGCGGCCGCAGAGGCGGCGCGCGAGGCGGCTGAGCAAAAGGCAGCCAAGGCCAAGGCCAAAGCCAAAAAATCCGCGCGCAAGGCCGAAGCTCTGATGGAAGAATTTGGCAAGGCAAAAGAAAAAGCCCGTACCAAGGCAAAAAAAATGAAGGCCGAAGCGCACCGGGCAATTGAAGATGAAAAGGCCAAGGCCAAGGCAATTTTGGAAGGTCTGGCTCAAAAATCCAAAGACATGGGCAAAGAGAAAGACAAGAACAAGAAGCCTAAAGCCAGCTCCAAATCGTCTGGCAAAAAGAAACCCAAGAAGCTCGACCTTTGA
- the serS gene encoding serine--tRNA ligase, which yields MHDIRAIRENPAAFDAALARRGDAGVSSDILALDEARRAKIQEAEAAQAAQNKAAKEIGAAKAKGDTETFERLRSEVAEKKAQVAALQTEAKELDAKQTDMLARIANLPADDVPDGADENDNVEVNRWGTPRELDFAAKEHFEIAGVAQAMDFETAAKTSGARFVFLKGGVARIHRALAQFMVDTHVDENGLTEVQTPVLVRDEAMYGTDKLPKFGDDSYQTTNGWWLVPTSEVTLTYSVAGDVLEAAELPIRMTAHTQCFRSEAGSAGRDTSGMLRQHQFEKVEMVSITHPDESDAEQKRMLRCAEGLLEKLGVPYRTVVLCTGDMGFGARRTFDIEAWLPGQNTYREISSVSTTGAFQARRMNARFRPADGGKPEFVHSLNGSGLAVGRCLIAVLENGQQADGSVILPEVLGPYLKNKLTLTANGDLV from the coding sequence ATGCATGACATCCGTGCAATCCGCGAAAACCCTGCTGCTTTTGACGCTGCTTTGGCGCGGCGTGGGGATGCGGGCGTGTCCTCAGACATTCTGGCGCTGGACGAGGCGCGCCGCGCCAAGATCCAGGAAGCCGAGGCCGCGCAGGCCGCGCAGAACAAAGCTGCCAAGGAAATTGGCGCCGCCAAGGCCAAGGGCGACACTGAGACCTTTGAACGTCTGCGTTCTGAGGTGGCCGAGAAGAAGGCGCAAGTGGCTGCACTGCAGACCGAGGCCAAAGAGCTGGACGCCAAACAGACCGACATGCTGGCGCGTATTGCCAACCTGCCCGCCGATGATGTGCCTGATGGCGCCGATGAAAACGACAACGTCGAGGTCAACCGCTGGGGCACCCCGCGGGAATTGGATTTTGCTGCCAAAGAACACTTTGAGATCGCAGGCGTGGCCCAGGCGATGGATTTTGAAACCGCCGCCAAGACCTCGGGGGCGCGGTTTGTCTTCCTCAAGGGCGGCGTCGCCCGTATCCACCGCGCCCTGGCGCAGTTCATGGTTGACACCCATGTGGATGAAAATGGCCTCACCGAGGTGCAGACCCCGGTTCTGGTTCGTGATGAAGCCATGTATGGCACTGATAAGCTGCCAAAATTTGGCGATGACAGCTACCAGACCACCAATGGCTGGTGGCTGGTGCCCACTTCTGAGGTGACGCTGACCTATTCCGTTGCTGGCGACGTGCTGGAGGCGGCTGAGCTGCCCATCCGCATGACCGCCCATACCCAGTGCTTCCGCTCCGAGGCGGGTTCGGCCGGGCGCGACACCTCTGGCATGCTGCGCCAGCACCAGTTTGAAAAGGTCGAGATGGTCTCGATCACCCATCCGGATGAGTCTGATGCCGAGCAAAAGCGCATGCTGCGCTGCGCCGAGGGGCTGCTGGAGAAATTGGGTGTCCCCTACCGCACCGTGGTGCTTTGCACTGGCGATATGGGCTTTGGCGCCCGGCGCACCTTTGATATCGAGGCCTGGCTGCCGGGGCAAAACACCTACCGCGAGATTTCCTCTGTCTCCACCACCGGCGCCTTTCAGGCGCGCCGCATGAACGCCAGGTTCCGCCCGGCGGATGGTGGCAAGCCTGAGTTTGTCCACAGCCTCAACGGATCTGGTCTGGCAGTTGGCCGTTGCCTGATTGCGGTTCTGGAAAATGGCCAACAGGCCGATGGATCGGTCATCTTGCCTGAGGTTCTGGGCCCCTATCTGAAAAACAAACTGACCCTCACCGCCAATGGGGATCTGGTCTAA
- the yajC gene encoding preprotein translocase subunit YajC translates to MNQIGQFLPLILIFAIMYFLLIRPQQKKMKEHQTMVSNVRRGDQVVTQGGLIGKIAKVKDDNEVEVELAEGVKVRVVKSTIAQVLTKTEPAA, encoded by the coding sequence ATGAACCAAATTGGCCAGTTTCTACCGCTTATTCTGATCTTTGCGATCATGTATTTCCTGCTGATCCGTCCGCAGCAAAAAAAGATGAAAGAGCACCAGACCATGGTCTCGAATGTGCGTCGCGGCGATCAGGTGGTCACCCAGGGTGGTTTGATTGGCAAGATTGCCAAGGTCAAAGATGACAACGAAGTCGAAGTTGAACTGGCCGAAGGTGTCAAGGTGCGGGTGGTGAAATCCACCATTGCCCAGGTTCTGACCAAGACCGAACCGGCAGCTTAA
- the secD gene encoding protein translocase subunit SecD, with protein sequence MLQIDLWKRVLIWLVCVTGLLLALPNGFYTRVEQSNDAAAEIIAQGDTPERQALVAQWPSYLPSSLVNLGLDLRGGAHLLAEVKVEEVYAARMDALWPEVRDALRPERATVGSFRRQQAPEGQIRLKISKPEGMPRALELVRGLANPITSLTGAGGNDIDVSGQGDIITVELSEAEKLASDDRTVRQSLEIVRRRIDEVGTREPTIQRQGADRILIQVPGIGSASELKAIIGTTAQLTFNPVVGRGSDADAPAGVGNKVIPSLDEPGTYYTVEAAPVVTGEQLVDAQPAFDQNGRPAVNFRFNTSGARKFGDYTADNIGSPFAIVLDDEVVSAPTIQSHIPGGSGIITGNFTIEESTHLAILLRAGALPAGLEFLEERTIGPELGQDSIDAGKVATIVAFIGVLVFMALSYGLFGIFANVALILNVALIFGFLSLIGATLTLPGIAGIVLTVGMAVDANVLIFERIREELKAGRGPARAIDEGYSKALSAILDANITTFITAVILFAMGSGPVRGFAITLGLGILTSVFTAIFVTRLIVVMWFERRRPKTIEV encoded by the coding sequence ATGCTTCAAATTGATCTCTGGAAAAGGGTTCTCATCTGGCTGGTCTGCGTGACCGGCCTTTTGCTTGCCCTGCCAAATGGGTTTTACACCCGGGTGGAGCAGTCTAACGATGCTGCCGCCGAAATTATCGCCCAAGGCGACACCCCCGAACGACAGGCCTTGGTCGCGCAATGGCCCAGCTATCTGCCGTCCTCGCTGGTCAATCTTGGTCTCGATCTGCGCGGTGGCGCACATCTTCTGGCCGAAGTGAAGGTCGAGGAGGTTTACGCTGCCCGCATGGATGCGCTTTGGCCCGAGGTGCGCGATGCACTGCGGCCCGAACGCGCCACGGTTGGCAGCTTTCGCCGTCAGCAAGCGCCCGAGGGGCAGATTCGCCTGAAGATCTCCAAACCCGAAGGCATGCCTCGCGCGCTGGAGTTGGTGCGCGGCCTTGCCAATCCGATCACCAGCCTGACGGGCGCCGGCGGCAATGACATCGACGTATCGGGGCAGGGTGATATAATCACCGTGGAACTCTCCGAGGCGGAAAAACTCGCCTCCGATGATCGCACCGTGCGCCAGTCGCTGGAAATCGTGCGTCGCCGGATTGATGAGGTCGGCACCCGTGAGCCGACCATTCAACGCCAGGGCGCGGATCGGATCCTGATCCAGGTGCCGGGCATTGGGTCTGCGTCTGAGCTGAAAGCCATCATCGGCACCACCGCGCAGCTGACCTTCAACCCGGTTGTCGGTCGCGGATCTGACGCGGATGCGCCTGCAGGCGTGGGCAACAAGGTCATCCCATCGCTGGATGAACCTGGCACCTATTACACGGTCGAAGCAGCACCTGTGGTCACCGGCGAACAACTGGTTGATGCCCAGCCTGCCTTTGACCAGAACGGCCGCCCGGCGGTGAACTTCCGGTTCAACACCTCTGGTGCGCGCAAGTTTGGCGACTATACGGCGGATAACATTGGCTCTCCCTTTGCCATTGTGCTGGATGATGAGGTGGTCTCGGCCCCGACCATCCAGTCGCATATCCCCGGTGGCTCCGGCATTATCACCGGCAATTTCACCATCGAGGAAAGTACCCATCTGGCCATCCTGCTGCGCGCCGGTGCCCTGCCTGCAGGGCTGGAATTCCTGGAAGAGCGCACCATTGGCCCAGAACTGGGCCAGGACAGCATTGATGCCGGCAAGGTCGCCACCATTGTGGCCTTTATCGGCGTGCTGGTCTTTATGGCGCTGAGCTATGGGCTGTTTGGGATTTTTGCCAATGTGGCCTTGATCCTGAACGTGGCGCTGATTTTTGGCTTCCTCAGCCTGATTGGCGCAACGCTGACACTGCCGGGGATTGCCGGTATCGTGTTGACGGTTGGTATGGCGGTGGATGCCAATGTGCTGATCTTTGAGCGGATCCGGGAAGAGCTGAAAGCTGGCCGTGGCCCTGCGCGGGCCATCGACGAGGGCTACTCCAAGGCGCTGAGCGCCATTCTGGACGCCAATATCACCACCTTCATCACCGCTGTGATCCTGTTTGCCATGGGCTCGGGTCCGGTGCGGGGCTTTGCAATCACGTTGGGACTGGGCATTTTGACCTCGGTCTTTACCGCGATCTTTGTCACCCGGTTGATTGTCGTGATGTGGTTTGAGCGTCGCCGTCCCAAAACGATTGAGGTGTAA
- the secF gene encoding protein translocase subunit SecF, whose protein sequence is MRLRLVPQETSFDFFSKWKIWLGISALMMIVGLASFGLQGLNFGIDFRGGTTVRTESTTPIDVGQYREAIAPLELGDISITEVFDPTFEDDQHVAMLRIQAQANGEAMSAEVIHTLQTTLDAVAPGIKFVSVESVGPKVSGELVQTAMLSVVLAIGAVLIYIWLRFEWQFALGAVVALVHDVVLTIGIFSELQIKFDLAIIAALLTIVGYSLNDTVVVFDRVRENLRRYKQKDLSEVLNLSINETLSRTMMTSVTTLLALISLYVLGGDVIRGFVFAMIWGVIVGTYSSVFVASTILLWLGVKRDWSKQANTAGNQFGNIDA, encoded by the coding sequence ATGCGGTTAAGACTTGTTCCCCAGGAAACCTCTTTCGATTTCTTCAGCAAGTGGAAGATCTGGCTGGGTATTTCCGCCCTTATGATGATTGTCGGACTGGCGTCCTTTGGTCTGCAGGGGTTGAACTTTGGCATCGACTTTCGCGGTGGCACAACCGTGCGGACCGAAAGCACCACGCCGATTGACGTAGGCCAGTACCGAGAGGCCATTGCGCCACTGGAGTTGGGCGATATCTCGATTACCGAGGTGTTTGACCCAACGTTTGAGGACGACCAGCATGTTGCCATGCTTCGTATTCAGGCGCAGGCAAATGGTGAGGCGATGTCCGCTGAGGTGATCCATACCTTGCAAACCACGCTGGACGCGGTGGCGCCGGGCATCAAATTTGTCTCAGTTGAATCCGTGGGCCCCAAGGTCTCGGGGGAACTGGTGCAAACCGCCATGCTCTCTGTGGTGCTGGCCATTGGTGCGGTGCTTATCTACATCTGGCTGCGCTTTGAGTGGCAGTTTGCGCTGGGTGCGGTTGTGGCCCTGGTGCATGACGTGGTGCTGACCATCGGGATCTTTTCCGAGCTTCAGATCAAATTTGATCTCGCCATCATCGCGGCGCTGCTGACGATTGTAGGGTATTCGCTCAACGACACCGTGGTGGTGTTTGACCGGGTGCGCGAAAACCTGCGTCGCTATAAACAAAAAGACCTGTCGGAGGTGCTGAACCTGTCGATCAATGAAACCCTCAGCCGTACCATGATGACCTCGGTCACCACTCTGCTGGCGCTGATCTCGCTGTATGTGCTGGGCGGCGATGTGATTCGCGGATTTGTCTTTGCGATGATCTGGGGCGTGATTGTCGGGACCTATTCCTCGGTCTTTGTTGCCTCCACCATTCTGCTGTGGCTGGGCGTGAAACGCGACTGGAGCAAGCAGGCCAATACCGCCGGCAACCAGTTTGGCAATATTGATGCCTGA
- a CDS encoding Mth938-like domain-containing protein: MQLNEVTFTEARPVDGYGPGFFRVGGEVHDGALLITATGLSAWGGYDDDAGLLALAGQVDVLFIGTGAEIAHIPAELRNRLEGAGLGVEVMNSPAACRTYNVLLSEGRRVALAVLPV; encoded by the coding sequence ATGCAGCTCAATGAGGTGACATTTACGGAGGCCCGGCCTGTTGATGGCTATGGGCCCGGGTTCTTTCGTGTCGGCGGAGAGGTGCATGACGGCGCCTTGTTGATCACCGCAACGGGGTTGAGCGCCTGGGGAGGCTATGACGATGATGCGGGCCTTTTGGCGCTGGCCGGGCAGGTGGACGTCTTGTTTATCGGAACCGGGGCGGAAATCGCCCATATCCCTGCAGAGCTGCGCAACAGACTCGAAGGGGCGGGGCTGGGGGTGGAAGTGATGAACTCTCCGGCGGCCTGCCGAACCTATAATGTGCTGCTGTCTGAGGGGCGCCGGGTCGCGCTGGCAGTCCTACCAGTCTGA
- the ccmA gene encoding heme ABC exporter ATP-binding protein CcmA, translating into MSLNVSDLSIARGGVPVLEGISFELKPGQALILRGPNGIGKTTLLRSIAGLQPPLAGTVSGGEDQIAYAAHSDGLKSALTVTENLTFWASVFGTRSIEPALQAYDLTTLRDRPAGALSAGQKRRLGLSRMMVTGRPIWVMDEPTVSLDQASVSLFATAVRSHLGAGGSALIATHIDLGLDATVLDVGPYKAAPLDIDDFDGGFL; encoded by the coding sequence ATGTCACTGAATGTATCAGATCTGAGTATTGCCCGTGGGGGGGTGCCGGTGCTGGAGGGGATCAGTTTTGAGCTGAAGCCCGGACAGGCTTTGATTTTGCGTGGCCCCAATGGAATTGGCAAAACCACCCTGTTGCGCAGCATCGCAGGGCTGCAACCGCCGCTTGCTGGCACGGTCAGCGGTGGCGAGGATCAGATTGCCTATGCGGCACATTCCGATGGGTTGAAATCCGCTTTGACCGTGACCGAGAACCTTACCTTTTGGGCCAGTGTTTTTGGCACGCGCAGCATCGAACCGGCGCTGCAGGCCTATGATCTGACCACGCTGCGGGATCGTCCGGCAGGGGCGCTCTCGGCGGGGCAGAAACGGCGGCTGGGTCTGTCGCGGATGATGGTAACGGGGCGGCCGATCTGGGTGATGGATGAACCCACGGTGAGCTTGGATCAGGCCTCGGTCAGCCTGTTTGCCACTGCGGTGCGTAGCCATTTGGGCGCCGGGGGATCGGCGCTGATTGCCACCCATATCGACCTTGGGTTGGATGCCACTGTGCTGGATGTCGGCCCCTATAAGGCGGCGCCGCTGGATATTGATGACTTTGACGGAGGCTTCCTGTGA
- the ccmB gene encoding heme exporter protein CcmB, which yields MIALLMRDLRLAVRAGGGFGLGLAFFLIVTVMVPFSVGPESDLLARIAPGVLWLGALLSCLLSLDRLLALDWEDGSLDLLATAPLPLEAVVSIKALAHWITTGLPLVLAAPMLGVLLNLPLEGFKWVLISLLLGTPALSVIGTFGAALTVGLKRGGLLLSLLVMPLYVPTLIFGAEAARRGAMGMVVETPLLMLAGISAGVIALMPFASAAVLRINLR from the coding sequence GTGATTGCGCTGCTGATGCGGGATCTGCGCCTGGCGGTGCGGGCCGGGGGCGGATTTGGCCTGGGGCTGGCCTTTTTCCTGATTGTCACCGTTATGGTGCCCTTCTCGGTTGGCCCTGAGTCCGATCTTTTGGCGCGGATTGCGCCGGGGGTTCTGTGGCTGGGGGCGCTGTTGTCCTGCCTGTTGTCCCTGGACCGGCTGCTGGCGCTGGACTGGGAAGATGGCTCGTTGGATCTGCTGGCCACAGCACCGCTGCCGCTGGAGGCTGTGGTCAGTATCAAAGCGCTGGCCCATTGGATCACCACCGGCCTGCCGCTGGTTCTGGCCGCGCCTATGTTGGGGGTATTGCTGAACCTGCCGCTTGAGGGCTTTAAATGGGTGTTGATCTCGCTGTTGCTGGGTACCCCTGCCTTGTCGGTGATCGGAACCTTTGGTGCTGCGCTGACAGTGGGGCTGAAACGGGGCGGGCTATTGCTGTCGCTGCTGGTGATGCCGCTTTATGTGCCGACGCTGATCTTTGGCGCCGAGGCAGCCCGGCGCGGCGCAATGGGCATGGTGGTGGAAACGCCTTTGCTGATGCTGGCCGGCATTTCCGCCGGCGTTATCGCGCTGATGCCCTTTGCCAGCGCAGCCGTATTGCGTATCAATCTGCGCTAA
- a CDS encoding heme ABC transporter permease: MSIWEYANPRKFLHTSERVMPVLWVSAGLLMAIGLIWGFFFTPDDYRQGSTVKIIFLHVPAALMAINAWFMMLVASLIWVVRRHHVSALAAKAAAPVGIVMTLIALATGAIWGQPMWGTWWAWDPRLTSFLVLALFYLGYIALWEAIDNPDTAADLTAILCLVGTVFAVLSRYAVNFWNQGLHQGASLSLDEKENVADAFSNPLYVCMIGFGLFFLAMVFYRTGTEIRARRIKALMARQRQEA; encoded by the coding sequence ATGTCGATCTGGGAATATGCCAATCCACGAAAGTTCCTGCACACCTCGGAACGGGTGATGCCGGTGCTATGGGTGAGCGCGGGCCTGTTGATGGCCATAGGGCTGATCTGGGGGTTCTTTTTCACACCCGATGATTACCGCCAGGGCTCAACCGTCAAGATCATCTTTTTGCACGTGCCGGCAGCCCTGATGGCGATCAACGCCTGGTTCATGATGCTGGTGGCCTCGCTGATCTGGGTGGTGCGGCGTCACCATGTCAGTGCATTGGCCGCCAAGGCCGCAGCCCCTGTCGGGATTGTGATGACGCTGATTGCCCTGGCGACAGGTGCGATCTGGGGGCAGCCGATGTGGGGCACCTGGTGGGCCTGGGATCCGCGACTGACCTCTTTCCTGGTCTTGGCGCTGTTTTATCTGGGCTATATCGCCCTCTGGGAAGCCATTGATAATCCTGACACTGCTGCGGATCTGACGGCGATCCTGTGTCTTGTTGGGACGGTTTTTGCGGTGCTCAGCCGCTATGCTGTGAACTTCTGGAACCAGGGGCTGCATCAGGGCGCCTCGCTGAGCCTGGATGAAAAGGAAAACGTGGCGGATGCCTTTTCCAACCCGCTCTATGTTTGCATGATTGGCTTTGGATTGTTCTTCCTTGCCATGGTGTTTTACCGCACCGGGACAGAAATTCGCGCCCGGCGCATCAAGGCGCTAATGGCGCGTCAACGGCAGGAGGCGTGA
- the ccmD gene encoding heme exporter protein CcmD has protein sequence MLPDLGKYSDTVLSAYAASLLLLALLVVLTLWRGRRVRREMDALEQRMRRDG, from the coding sequence ATGTTGCCAGATCTGGGAAAATACAGCGATACGGTGCTGTCGGCCTATGCAGCGTCCCTGCTGCTACTGGCGCTTTTGGTGGTGCTGACCCTGTGGCGCGGCCGTCGGGTCCGGCGCGAAATGGATGCTCTGGAACAAAGGATGCGCCGGGATGGCTAA
- a CDS encoding DsbE family thiol:disulfide interchange protein: MAKFSPLMAVPIVVFASFVGLAVTGMYREDPESLPSAREGQPAPPVVLSEFAGKELFNDAALRDGEVKLVNYWASWCAPCRVEHPNLEALSQEGLTIYGVNYKDQLDNAASFLDELGDPYTAIGRDEKGRMALDWGVYGVPETYVVDGNGKIILRFAGPITQRVIKNTLRPAIEKARGN, encoded by the coding sequence ATGGCTAAGTTCTCTCCGCTGATGGCGGTTCCGATTGTGGTGTTTGCCAGCTTTGTGGGCCTCGCGGTCACCGGCATGTACCGGGAGGATCCCGAAAGCCTGCCGTCGGCCCGCGAAGGCCAGCCAGCCCCTCCGGTGGTGCTGAGTGAATTTGCCGGTAAAGAACTGTTTAACGATGCGGCTCTGCGCGACGGTGAGGTCAAGCTGGTCAACTATTGGGCCAGCTGGTGCGCGCCCTGTCGGGTGGAACACCCGAATCTTGAGGCGCTGTCGCAGGAGGGGCTGACGATCTACGGGGTGAACTACAAGGACCAGCTGGACAATGCTGCGTCATTTCTGGATGAGCTGGGCGATCCCTATACGGCCATTGGTCGCGACGAAAAGGGCCGCATGGCCCTGGATTGGGGCGTCTATGGCGTGCCGGAAACCTATGTGGTTGACGGAAACGGCAAGATCATCCTGCGCTTTGCCGGACCAATAACGCAGCGGGTGATCAAAAACACCCTGCGCCCGGCCATTGAAAAGGCCCGCGGCAACTAA
- a CDS encoding DOPA 4,5-dioxygenase family protein has translation MKQISSIQGYHAHVYFDADSLQAAIILCDTAAARFGVQMGRIHEKPVGPHPMWSCQLAATPAQFSELLPWLALNRGDLIVFAHPETGNALEDHRDHSIWLGCGLDLDLSIFD, from the coding sequence ATGAAACAAATCTCCAGCATCCAGGGCTACCACGCCCATGTCTATTTTGACGCCGACAGCCTGCAAGCGGCAATAATCCTTTGCGACACCGCCGCCGCGCGCTTTGGGGTTCAAATGGGCCGCATCCACGAAAAACCCGTCGGACCACATCCAATGTGGTCCTGCCAACTGGCCGCCACTCCTGCACAGTTTTCCGAACTGTTGCCATGGCTGGCCCTGAACCGGGGGGATCTGATTGTTTTTGCCCATCCCGAAACCGGAAACGCCTTGGAAGACCACCGCGACCACAGCATTTGGCTGGGCTGCGGCCTTGATCTCGACCTTTCGATCTTTGACTGA